One segment of Hemibagrus wyckioides isolate EC202008001 linkage group LG05, SWU_Hwy_1.0, whole genome shotgun sequence DNA contains the following:
- the kdm5bb gene encoding lysine-specific demethylase 5B-B isoform X1, which produces MSQPRPDEFKPPPECPVFEPSWEEFVNPFAFINKIRPIAEKTGICKIRPPPDWQPPFACDVDRLHFTPRIQRLNELEAQTRVKLNFLDQIAKFWELQGCTLKIPHVERKILDLYHLNKLVSDEGGFDAVCKDRKWTKIAMAMGFAPGKAVGSHLRAHYERVLYPYNLFQSGTNLLAPEIAAKLMSFGAAPELEKFVQKPPLPENGDDKEYKPHDLVQRQKVQVQPSDACTPARRAKRMKAESDCGKSEGCAGGDASESRPNLRRRMGSFVAKPEPVKEIPIQIKQEPVERELQTEPEKTKSRYKKIAPQPPVSVVDLYVCLVCGSGTDEDRLLLCDGCDDSYHTFCLIPPLHDVPKGDWRCPKCLAQECSKPQQAFGFEQARREYSLKTFGEMADSFKSDYFNMPVHMVPTELVEKEFWRLVGTITEDVTVEYGADIASKEFGSGFPIRGGKFKVAPQDEKYLSCGWNLNNMAMMAPSVLTHVTADICGMTLPWLYVGMCFSSFCWHIEDHWSYSINYLHWGEPKTWYGAPGFAAEQLEEVMKKLAPELFESQPDLLHQLVTIMNPNTLMAHGVPIYRTNQCAGEFVITFPRAYHSGFNQGFNFAEAVNFCTVDWMPLGRQCVEHYRLLHRYCVFSHDEMICNMAAKPEKLDVVLASAVHKDMMLMINEEKDLREQIRKLGVVQCELFEYDLLQDDERQCFKCRTTCYLSALTCPCRPCEQVCLHHAHQLCSCPASKYTFRYRFMLDDLLPMMNAVKQRALSYDEWASRVTEVLEAKLDKKRNLSVFHSLLEESDKNSFPDNDLLRHLRVVTQDADRCTSVAQQLLNGKRQTRYRAGGGKTQNQLTVEEMRSFVRQLYSLPCSLMQAPLLKELLNRIEDFQAHSEKVLSDAVSADSVVEIQALLDESSEFDVYLPEVPRLRERLEIARWLAAVRLAEESGSSTRGLTLDTMRQLIDRAVGLTSDPAIERAMARLQELLTVSEQWEEKAQELLKTRPPESVESLSAILKEIEAVPTCMPNCLLLRDSITRATEWLKEAEALQLGGRVPVLDTLSDLVLRARAIPVQLEPLERLEALVSEVQAWKESAAKTFLLKNSPFTLLEVLSPRCEGGSSLKRKMKKTKGDAVSCGKKRTGRLDNLSDVEKALSESKDSASAMATLAEVRLKELESLVPLRAANESKLLPAADCSTFKVCMCQKPPMGAMRQCELCRDAFHSVCVRGQGDPCESEPWLCPLCRRSAKPALDRIVPLMASLQRIRVRLPEGDALRYVIERTVDWQRRAREVIASYNVPTTSQENQGRHCEGDSSAKGQDWNKCSQEQSVFYIEQRCIPLQGLSTELEELMVEGLLLQVSLPETQQLYMLLLNGPPAQGSPQHTHPATDSPQHTSFPTQEHTSPRKEKDLVTPAEKKAKRRMEREETGLKIDVRERGIPKRKKQRMRTEKRKERKAASVSASPNYLSDLSQSDDSEEDMILCPAASCLQPAGDEVFWVQCDCCNQWFHMICVGVSEKVAAEEDYMCVTCSAR; this is translated from the exons ATGAGCCAGCCTCGGCCGGACGAGTTTAAGCCGCCACCGGAGTGCCCGGTCTTCGAGCCCAGCTGGGAGGAATTCGTCAATCCATTCGCGTTTATCAATAAGATTCGACCGATCGCGGAGAAAACAGGGATCTGTAAAATCCGACCGCCGCCG GACTGGCAGCCTCCATTTGCATGTGACGTTGACAGACTTCATTTCACTCCACGGATCCAGAGGCTCAATGAGTTAGAG GCACAGACGAGGGTCAAACTCAATTTTCTGGACCAGATTGCGAAATTCTGGGAGCTTCAAGGATGCACTCTTAAAATTCCACACGTAGAGCGAAAGATACTAGATCTATACCACCTAAACAAG CTGGTTTCAGATGAAGGAGGTTTTGATGCCGTATGTAAGGATCGAAAATGGACAAAGATAGCCATGGCAATGGGCTTTGCGCCTGGTAAAGCAGTAGGCTCACATCTGCGTGCTCACTACGAAAGAGTCCTCTACCCCTACAACCTCTTCCAGTCTGGGACCAACCTGCTG GCTCCAGAGATAGCAGCCAAACTGATGAGTTTCGGGGCTGCTCCTGAGCTGGAGAAG TTCGTTCAGAAGCCCCCCCTCCCAGaaaatggtgatgataaagaaTATAAACCTCACGATCTGGTGCAGAGGCAAAAGGTGCAGGTGCAACCCAGTGATGCATGCACACCTGCCAGGAGAGCCAAGCGGATGAAAGCTGAG TCTGACTGTGGGAAGTCAGAGGGGTGTGCCGGAGGAGATGCGAGCGAGAGCAGGCCCAATCTCAGGAGACGGATGGGCTCTTTTGTTGCCAAACCTGAACCAG TAAAGGAAATACCCATTCAGATTAAACAGGAGCCTGTGGAGAGAGAACTGCAAACTGAGCCGGAGAAAACCAAATCACGCTATAAGAAAATCGCTCCACAACCACCTGTCAGTGTA GTGgacctgtatgtgtgtttggtatgTGGGAGCGGCACTGATGAGGATAGGCTGTTGCTATGCGATGGCTGCGATGACAGCTACCACACTTTCTGCTTGATCCCGCCCCTTCATGATGTCCCTAAGGGTGACTGGAGGTGCCCCAAGTGTCTGGCGCAG GAATGCAGTAAACCCCAGCAGGCATTTGGCTTCGAGCAGGCACGCAGAGAATACTCCCTCAAAACATTTGGGGAAATGGCCGACTCGTTTAAGTCGGACTACTTCAACATGCCTGTTCAT ATGGTGCCCACTGAGCTGGTAGAGAAAGAGTTCTGGCGGTTGGTGGGCACTATCACAGAGGATGTGACGGTAGAGTACGGAGCTGATATCGCTTCCAAGGAGTTCGGCAGTGGCTTTCCAATAAGGGGCGGCAAGTTCAAGGTTGCACCGCAAGACGAG aaGTACTTGAGCTGTGGGTGGAATCTGAATAACATGGCAATGATGGCTCCATCTGTGTTGACGCATGTGACGGCTGATATATGTGGCATGACCCTGCCCTGGCTGTATGTGGGCATGTGCTTCTCCTCTTTCTGCTGGCATATCGAGGACCATTGGAGCTACTCCATTAACTACCTGCATTG GGGAGAGCCTAAGACGTGGTATGGTGCTCCAGGATTTGCTGCTGAGCAGCTGGAGGAAGTGATGAAGAAGCTGGCACCTGAGCTATTTGAATCTCAGCCAGATCTCTTACATCAGCTCGTTACCATCATGAACCCTAACACGCTTATGGCTCACGGAGTACCA ATTTACAGGACCAATCAATGTGCAGGAGAGTTTGTCATCACATTCCCGAGAGCCTATCACAGTGGTTTTAATCAGGGCTTCAACTTTGCAGAGGCTGTGAACTTCTGCACCGTGGACTGG ATGCCTTTGGGCCGTCAGTGTGTTGAGCACTACCGCTTGCTGCATCGTTACTGCGTGTTCTCGCATGACGAGATGATATGTAACATGGCTGCCAAACCTGAGAAACTGGATGTTGTTCTGGCTTCAGCCGTGCACAAAGACATGATGCTAATGATCAACGAAGAGAAGGACCTCCGAGAGCAAATCCGCAAATTG ggagtggtgcagtgtgagttGTTTGAATATGATTTGCTACAGGATGATGAGAGGCAGTGTTTTAAGTGTCGCACCACCTGCTACCTGTCTGCTCTCACCTGTCCATGTCGACCATGTGAGCAGGTGTGTCTACACCACGCTCACCAGCTCTGCTCCTGCCCTGCCTCCAAATACACATTCAG GTACCGCTTCATGCTGGATGACCTCCTCCCCATGATGAATGCTGTGAAGCAAAGGGCTCTATCGTACGATGAGTGGGCGTCACGAGTAACTGAGGTCCTTGAGGCCAAACTGGACAAAAAGCGCA ACCTGTCTGTGTTCCATTCCCTGCTTGAGGAGTCAGATAAGAACAGTTTTCCGGATAATGATCTTTTACGTCACCTGAGAGTGGTCACTCAGGATGCAGACAGATGCACGTCTGTAGCACAGCAGCTTCTCAATGGCAAGAGACAGACcag GTATCGTGCTGGGGGAGGAAAAACTCAGAACCAGTTGACTGTAGAGGAAATGAGGTCATTTGTGCGTCAGCTTTACAGCCTTCCCTGTAGCCTAATGCAAGCACCATTACTgaag gagctGCTGAACCGTATCGAGGATTTCCAGGCACACAGTGAGAAAGTTCTGTCTGATGCTGTGAGTGCAGATTCTGTAGTGGAGATTCAGGCCCTTCTAGATGAGAGCTCAGAGTTTGACGTGTATTTGCCGGAGGTTCCTCGGCTACGGGAGCGTCTAGAGATCGCCCGCTGGTTAGCAGCAGTGCGTTTGGCAGAGGAGTCGGGCAGCAGTACCCGTGGCCTCACTTTGGACACTATGCGGCAGCTGATTGACCGTGCTGTGGGGCTAACTTCCGATCCTGCGATAGAGCGTGCTATGGCTCGTCTGCAGGAGCTGCTCACAGTGTCTGAGCAGTGGGAGGAGAAAGCGCAGGAGCTGCTCAAAACCAG ACCTCCAGAGAGTGTGGAATCTCTGTCTGCTATTCTAAAAGAGATTGAAGCTGTTCCTACATGCATGCCCAACTGTCTGTTGCTGCGAGACTCTATTACCAGAGCTACAGAGTGGCTGAAGGAGGCGGAGGCTCTGCAG ttggGAGGGCGTGTCCCTGTGTTGGACACACTGTCAGACTTGGTGCTGAGGGCCCGAGCGATTCCTGTGCAGCTGGAGCCATTGGAGCGGTTGGAGGCGCTTGTTTCTGAGGTGCAGGCGTGGAAGGAGTCTGCAGCCAAAACCTTTCTCCTGAAAAACTCCCCTTTCACCCTGTTAGAG GTGTTGAGTCCACGGTGTGAGGGAGGAAGCTCTCTCAaaagaaagatgaagaagacAAAGGGAGATGCAGTGTCATGTGGGAAAAAGAGAACAGGAAGGCTAGACAATCTCAGTGATGTAGAGAAAGCCCTGTCAGAAAGTAAAGACTCAGCTTCTGCT aTGGCGACTCTTGCTGAAGTCCGTTTGAAGGAACTCGAGTCCTTGGTGCCTCTCCGTGCTGCTAATGAGTCTAAACTCCTCCCAGCAGCTGACTGCAGTACATTCAAAGTGTGCATGTGTCAGAAGCCTCCCATGGGTGCCATGCGTCAGTGCGAGCTGTGTCGTGATgctttccacagtgtgtgtgtacgtggacAGGGGGACCCTTGTGAGTCTGAGCCATGGTTGTGTCCTTTGTGTCGGCGTTCAGCGAAACCGGCTTTAGACAGGATTGTTCCACTAATGGCATCTCTGCAGAGGATCCGTGTGCGTTTACCAGAGGGAGATGCTCTGCGTTACGTGATTGAACGCACGGTGGACTGGCAGAGGCGAGCACGAGAGGTCATTGCCTCATATAATGTTCCAACAACCTCTCAGGAGAACCAGGGAAGGCACTGTGAAGGGGACAGCAGTGCGAAG GGTCAGGACTGGAACAAGTGCAGTCAGGAACAGTCTGTCTTTTACATAGAGCAGCGCTGTATCCCTCTGCAGG gtcTGAGTACAGAGCTGGAGGAGCTAATGGTGGAAGGATTACTGCTGCAGGTATCACTACCTGAGACTCAACAGCTATACATGCTACTACTAAATGGCCCCCCGGCCCAGGGCAGTCCGCAGCATACACACCCAGCAACCGACAGCCCACAACACACGTCCTTCCCAACTCAGGAACACACTTCACCACGCAAAGAG AAGGACCTAGTGACCCCAGCAGAAAAGAAAGCAAAGCGGCGaatggagagagaagagacgGGGCTGAAGATCGATGTGCGGGAGCGAGGGATCCCTAAAAGGAAGAAGCAGCGGATGAGAACggagaagaggaaagagaggaaagCAGCATCTGTGTCTGCGTCACCCAATTACCTGTCCGATCTATCCCAGTCGGATGACTCTGAGGAGGACATGATCCTCTGTCCAGCTGCGAGCTGTCTTCAGCCTGCAGGAGACGAG gtGTTCTGGGTGCAGTGTGACTGCTGTAACCAGTGGTTTCACATGATCTGTGTAGGCGTTTCTGAAAAGGTAGCAGCCGAGGAGGACTACATGTGTGTCACCTGCAGCGCACGTTAA
- the kdm5bb gene encoding lysine-specific demethylase 5B-B isoform X2: protein MSQPRPDEFKPPPECPVFEPSWEEFVNPFAFINKIRPIAEKTGICKIRPPPDWQPPFACDVDRLHFTPRIQRLNELEAQTRVKLNFLDQIAKFWELQGCTLKIPHVERKILDLYHLNKLVSDEGGFDAVCKDRKWTKIAMAMGFAPGKAVGSHLRAHYERVLYPYNLFQSGTNLLAPEIAAKLMSFGAAPELEKFVQKPPLPENGDDKEYKPHDLVQRQKVQVQPSDACTPARRAKRMKAESDCGKSEGCAGGDASESRPNLRRRMGSFVAKPEPVKEIPIQIKQEPVERELQTEPEKTKSRYKKIAPQPPVDLYVCLVCGSGTDEDRLLLCDGCDDSYHTFCLIPPLHDVPKGDWRCPKCLAQECSKPQQAFGFEQARREYSLKTFGEMADSFKSDYFNMPVHMVPTELVEKEFWRLVGTITEDVTVEYGADIASKEFGSGFPIRGGKFKVAPQDEKYLSCGWNLNNMAMMAPSVLTHVTADICGMTLPWLYVGMCFSSFCWHIEDHWSYSINYLHWGEPKTWYGAPGFAAEQLEEVMKKLAPELFESQPDLLHQLVTIMNPNTLMAHGVPIYRTNQCAGEFVITFPRAYHSGFNQGFNFAEAVNFCTVDWMPLGRQCVEHYRLLHRYCVFSHDEMICNMAAKPEKLDVVLASAVHKDMMLMINEEKDLREQIRKLGVVQCELFEYDLLQDDERQCFKCRTTCYLSALTCPCRPCEQVCLHHAHQLCSCPASKYTFRYRFMLDDLLPMMNAVKQRALSYDEWASRVTEVLEAKLDKKRNLSVFHSLLEESDKNSFPDNDLLRHLRVVTQDADRCTSVAQQLLNGKRQTRYRAGGGKTQNQLTVEEMRSFVRQLYSLPCSLMQAPLLKELLNRIEDFQAHSEKVLSDAVSADSVVEIQALLDESSEFDVYLPEVPRLRERLEIARWLAAVRLAEESGSSTRGLTLDTMRQLIDRAVGLTSDPAIERAMARLQELLTVSEQWEEKAQELLKTRPPESVESLSAILKEIEAVPTCMPNCLLLRDSITRATEWLKEAEALQLGGRVPVLDTLSDLVLRARAIPVQLEPLERLEALVSEVQAWKESAAKTFLLKNSPFTLLEVLSPRCEGGSSLKRKMKKTKGDAVSCGKKRTGRLDNLSDVEKALSESKDSASAMATLAEVRLKELESLVPLRAANESKLLPAADCSTFKVCMCQKPPMGAMRQCELCRDAFHSVCVRGQGDPCESEPWLCPLCRRSAKPALDRIVPLMASLQRIRVRLPEGDALRYVIERTVDWQRRAREVIASYNVPTTSQENQGRHCEGDSSAKGQDWNKCSQEQSVFYIEQRCIPLQGLSTELEELMVEGLLLQVSLPETQQLYMLLLNGPPAQGSPQHTHPATDSPQHTSFPTQEHTSPRKEKDLVTPAEKKAKRRMEREETGLKIDVRERGIPKRKKQRMRTEKRKERKAASVSASPNYLSDLSQSDDSEEDMILCPAASCLQPAGDEVFWVQCDCCNQWFHMICVGVSEKVAAEEDYMCVTCSAR from the exons ATGAGCCAGCCTCGGCCGGACGAGTTTAAGCCGCCACCGGAGTGCCCGGTCTTCGAGCCCAGCTGGGAGGAATTCGTCAATCCATTCGCGTTTATCAATAAGATTCGACCGATCGCGGAGAAAACAGGGATCTGTAAAATCCGACCGCCGCCG GACTGGCAGCCTCCATTTGCATGTGACGTTGACAGACTTCATTTCACTCCACGGATCCAGAGGCTCAATGAGTTAGAG GCACAGACGAGGGTCAAACTCAATTTTCTGGACCAGATTGCGAAATTCTGGGAGCTTCAAGGATGCACTCTTAAAATTCCACACGTAGAGCGAAAGATACTAGATCTATACCACCTAAACAAG CTGGTTTCAGATGAAGGAGGTTTTGATGCCGTATGTAAGGATCGAAAATGGACAAAGATAGCCATGGCAATGGGCTTTGCGCCTGGTAAAGCAGTAGGCTCACATCTGCGTGCTCACTACGAAAGAGTCCTCTACCCCTACAACCTCTTCCAGTCTGGGACCAACCTGCTG GCTCCAGAGATAGCAGCCAAACTGATGAGTTTCGGGGCTGCTCCTGAGCTGGAGAAG TTCGTTCAGAAGCCCCCCCTCCCAGaaaatggtgatgataaagaaTATAAACCTCACGATCTGGTGCAGAGGCAAAAGGTGCAGGTGCAACCCAGTGATGCATGCACACCTGCCAGGAGAGCCAAGCGGATGAAAGCTGAG TCTGACTGTGGGAAGTCAGAGGGGTGTGCCGGAGGAGATGCGAGCGAGAGCAGGCCCAATCTCAGGAGACGGATGGGCTCTTTTGTTGCCAAACCTGAACCAG TAAAGGAAATACCCATTCAGATTAAACAGGAGCCTGTGGAGAGAGAACTGCAAACTGAGCCGGAGAAAACCAAATCACGCTATAAGAAAATCGCTCCACAACCACCT GTGgacctgtatgtgtgtttggtatgTGGGAGCGGCACTGATGAGGATAGGCTGTTGCTATGCGATGGCTGCGATGACAGCTACCACACTTTCTGCTTGATCCCGCCCCTTCATGATGTCCCTAAGGGTGACTGGAGGTGCCCCAAGTGTCTGGCGCAG GAATGCAGTAAACCCCAGCAGGCATTTGGCTTCGAGCAGGCACGCAGAGAATACTCCCTCAAAACATTTGGGGAAATGGCCGACTCGTTTAAGTCGGACTACTTCAACATGCCTGTTCAT ATGGTGCCCACTGAGCTGGTAGAGAAAGAGTTCTGGCGGTTGGTGGGCACTATCACAGAGGATGTGACGGTAGAGTACGGAGCTGATATCGCTTCCAAGGAGTTCGGCAGTGGCTTTCCAATAAGGGGCGGCAAGTTCAAGGTTGCACCGCAAGACGAG aaGTACTTGAGCTGTGGGTGGAATCTGAATAACATGGCAATGATGGCTCCATCTGTGTTGACGCATGTGACGGCTGATATATGTGGCATGACCCTGCCCTGGCTGTATGTGGGCATGTGCTTCTCCTCTTTCTGCTGGCATATCGAGGACCATTGGAGCTACTCCATTAACTACCTGCATTG GGGAGAGCCTAAGACGTGGTATGGTGCTCCAGGATTTGCTGCTGAGCAGCTGGAGGAAGTGATGAAGAAGCTGGCACCTGAGCTATTTGAATCTCAGCCAGATCTCTTACATCAGCTCGTTACCATCATGAACCCTAACACGCTTATGGCTCACGGAGTACCA ATTTACAGGACCAATCAATGTGCAGGAGAGTTTGTCATCACATTCCCGAGAGCCTATCACAGTGGTTTTAATCAGGGCTTCAACTTTGCAGAGGCTGTGAACTTCTGCACCGTGGACTGG ATGCCTTTGGGCCGTCAGTGTGTTGAGCACTACCGCTTGCTGCATCGTTACTGCGTGTTCTCGCATGACGAGATGATATGTAACATGGCTGCCAAACCTGAGAAACTGGATGTTGTTCTGGCTTCAGCCGTGCACAAAGACATGATGCTAATGATCAACGAAGAGAAGGACCTCCGAGAGCAAATCCGCAAATTG ggagtggtgcagtgtgagttGTTTGAATATGATTTGCTACAGGATGATGAGAGGCAGTGTTTTAAGTGTCGCACCACCTGCTACCTGTCTGCTCTCACCTGTCCATGTCGACCATGTGAGCAGGTGTGTCTACACCACGCTCACCAGCTCTGCTCCTGCCCTGCCTCCAAATACACATTCAG GTACCGCTTCATGCTGGATGACCTCCTCCCCATGATGAATGCTGTGAAGCAAAGGGCTCTATCGTACGATGAGTGGGCGTCACGAGTAACTGAGGTCCTTGAGGCCAAACTGGACAAAAAGCGCA ACCTGTCTGTGTTCCATTCCCTGCTTGAGGAGTCAGATAAGAACAGTTTTCCGGATAATGATCTTTTACGTCACCTGAGAGTGGTCACTCAGGATGCAGACAGATGCACGTCTGTAGCACAGCAGCTTCTCAATGGCAAGAGACAGACcag GTATCGTGCTGGGGGAGGAAAAACTCAGAACCAGTTGACTGTAGAGGAAATGAGGTCATTTGTGCGTCAGCTTTACAGCCTTCCCTGTAGCCTAATGCAAGCACCATTACTgaag gagctGCTGAACCGTATCGAGGATTTCCAGGCACACAGTGAGAAAGTTCTGTCTGATGCTGTGAGTGCAGATTCTGTAGTGGAGATTCAGGCCCTTCTAGATGAGAGCTCAGAGTTTGACGTGTATTTGCCGGAGGTTCCTCGGCTACGGGAGCGTCTAGAGATCGCCCGCTGGTTAGCAGCAGTGCGTTTGGCAGAGGAGTCGGGCAGCAGTACCCGTGGCCTCACTTTGGACACTATGCGGCAGCTGATTGACCGTGCTGTGGGGCTAACTTCCGATCCTGCGATAGAGCGTGCTATGGCTCGTCTGCAGGAGCTGCTCACAGTGTCTGAGCAGTGGGAGGAGAAAGCGCAGGAGCTGCTCAAAACCAG ACCTCCAGAGAGTGTGGAATCTCTGTCTGCTATTCTAAAAGAGATTGAAGCTGTTCCTACATGCATGCCCAACTGTCTGTTGCTGCGAGACTCTATTACCAGAGCTACAGAGTGGCTGAAGGAGGCGGAGGCTCTGCAG ttggGAGGGCGTGTCCCTGTGTTGGACACACTGTCAGACTTGGTGCTGAGGGCCCGAGCGATTCCTGTGCAGCTGGAGCCATTGGAGCGGTTGGAGGCGCTTGTTTCTGAGGTGCAGGCGTGGAAGGAGTCTGCAGCCAAAACCTTTCTCCTGAAAAACTCCCCTTTCACCCTGTTAGAG GTGTTGAGTCCACGGTGTGAGGGAGGAAGCTCTCTCAaaagaaagatgaagaagacAAAGGGAGATGCAGTGTCATGTGGGAAAAAGAGAACAGGAAGGCTAGACAATCTCAGTGATGTAGAGAAAGCCCTGTCAGAAAGTAAAGACTCAGCTTCTGCT aTGGCGACTCTTGCTGAAGTCCGTTTGAAGGAACTCGAGTCCTTGGTGCCTCTCCGTGCTGCTAATGAGTCTAAACTCCTCCCAGCAGCTGACTGCAGTACATTCAAAGTGTGCATGTGTCAGAAGCCTCCCATGGGTGCCATGCGTCAGTGCGAGCTGTGTCGTGATgctttccacagtgtgtgtgtacgtggacAGGGGGACCCTTGTGAGTCTGAGCCATGGTTGTGTCCTTTGTGTCGGCGTTCAGCGAAACCGGCTTTAGACAGGATTGTTCCACTAATGGCATCTCTGCAGAGGATCCGTGTGCGTTTACCAGAGGGAGATGCTCTGCGTTACGTGATTGAACGCACGGTGGACTGGCAGAGGCGAGCACGAGAGGTCATTGCCTCATATAATGTTCCAACAACCTCTCAGGAGAACCAGGGAAGGCACTGTGAAGGGGACAGCAGTGCGAAG GGTCAGGACTGGAACAAGTGCAGTCAGGAACAGTCTGTCTTTTACATAGAGCAGCGCTGTATCCCTCTGCAGG gtcTGAGTACAGAGCTGGAGGAGCTAATGGTGGAAGGATTACTGCTGCAGGTATCACTACCTGAGACTCAACAGCTATACATGCTACTACTAAATGGCCCCCCGGCCCAGGGCAGTCCGCAGCATACACACCCAGCAACCGACAGCCCACAACACACGTCCTTCCCAACTCAGGAACACACTTCACCACGCAAAGAG AAGGACCTAGTGACCCCAGCAGAAAAGAAAGCAAAGCGGCGaatggagagagaagagacgGGGCTGAAGATCGATGTGCGGGAGCGAGGGATCCCTAAAAGGAAGAAGCAGCGGATGAGAACggagaagaggaaagagaggaaagCAGCATCTGTGTCTGCGTCACCCAATTACCTGTCCGATCTATCCCAGTCGGATGACTCTGAGGAGGACATGATCCTCTGTCCAGCTGCGAGCTGTCTTCAGCCTGCAGGAGACGAG gtGTTCTGGGTGCAGTGTGACTGCTGTAACCAGTGGTTTCACATGATCTGTGTAGGCGTTTCTGAAAAGGTAGCAGCCGAGGAGGACTACATGTGTGTCACCTGCAGCGCACGTTAA